From Neoarius graeffei isolate fNeoGra1 chromosome 27, fNeoGra1.pri, whole genome shotgun sequence:
TTCTTGCTATTTGAATATTTATTGTATGATCTGTAAATGTTGCCTCTGTGTCAGCTGCATGGTGAAACAACTCCAATGGATTCACTCACCTACATATATGTTCAGATTCAGTTTTTATGGCTCTTTATCTTTCATACCCCTGGTACTGCTCTCTGTGCTTTTCATTCCCACTCATCAGTTTTGATAGCAAGCATGTGAACTTTACATTTCCACCACTGATTTGTGAGGGATTTCTCTGACAAGTTACATTGGGTATAATAAATATCCAGAGAATGATGAATGGACATATTGACCAGCATAAAGTCCAGGAGCTTGATCTGATGGTAACTGAATATGAACAGAGTCTCCAGTCTGCAGAGGCAGTACTGCACTTCCAGATGCTTGATCCAGAAAACCTTTCTTGCACTCATCATATGTGTACATGACTGGCTCATTGTTCTTTTGCAGAGCCACCCACACATTGGCCCCTTTACAGTGGACATGGTATGCAAAATAGTAAATTCCTGGTACACTGCACGAGAAAATGCCAGTTTGAGGGTTGTAATTCTGGTTGCCATTGTACAAGATCTTGTTGAAGACCACAGGCGTGCCAACAGGTGGAAACGGGGTTGTTAGCTGAGCAGTAAAGGCGGGCATCTCAAGTACATTCCTGCCAATAAAATCACCAGGCTTGATTTTCTTATAGGCTCCTTGTTTTGCCCCATCAAGTCCTGGACCCATGTCAGGAAGAACAGCACCATTACCAGATGGAGGTCCAGGTGGACCAGGAGGACCAGGAAGGCCAGGTATTCCAGGTTTGCCAGGAAGTCCACCAGGACCTGGTTTCCCCGGTGGACCCAATGGACCTGGAAAACCAGGCTTGCCTTCACCTGGTGGTCCAGGCTTTCCTGGTGGTCCATATTCTCCCTTTGGTCCAGGAAGTCCTGGAGGCCCAATTGGTCCACTGGACCCCATTAATCCTGGGATTCCTATTGGACCCTGACTACCTTTATCTCCTGGTAGACCATGTTCCCCCTTTGGTCCAAGCTTGCCAGGAGCGCCAGGGAGACCAGGTAAACCTTTGTGTCCATTTTCACCCTGAGGGCCTAAAGGTCCAGGTAAACCTCTGGGTCCTGGTTGTCCACTTGCTCCTGGGAACCCTGATTTTCCTGGGAGTCCTGGAGGACCTGGTTCACCTGTGCGACCTGCTGGTCCTTTTGGCCCAACTTCGCCACCCTCCCCTTTTGGTCCAGGGAAACCAATGCCACCAGGGGGCCCCATGAGGCCTGGTGGACCAGGAAGACCACCTGGTCCAGGTGGGCCAATTTGTCCAGGAAATCCACCATGACCTTTCTCACCTTTTGGACCTGGAGCCCCAGGTAAACCACCATATCCTTTGTCACCTTTTGGTCCAGGGTATCCGGGTTTACCAATTCCAGGTAAACCTGGACCTCCTGGAAAACCGGGCGGACCTGGCTCGCCCTTTCCACCTGGAAGACCAGATGGCCCTGGAAAACCATTCAAACCAGGTTTGCCAATACCTGGTAGGCCTGGAGGTCCTGGTTGTCCCTCTTCACCAGGAGGTCCTGCTAACCCTTGCTCTCCAGGGAAACCAGGTTTACCAGCGCTCCCAGGGGCCCCAGGTAGTCCATTGAGGCCTGGCTTTCCAACTCCTGGTTGTCCTCCTGGACCTGGTAGCCCCGGAGGCCCAGGTGGTCCTTTTATCCCTGGTAATCCTGGAAGACCAAGTCCAAAATCCCCTTTAGGTCCTGAAAGCCCAGGAATTCCTGGAGCTCCTTTTTGTCCAGGCTCTCCACGAAACCCAGGCGGTCCAGGTAATCCCTGTGCACCTGGTTTTGACACACCTGGCAACCCAGATGGGCCTGGAAGACCTGGAGGTCCTGGCAATCCTACTGGTCCCACACCACCACTTGGTCCCATGTCACCCTTTGGCCCTGGCAATCCAATTCCTCCAGGTTTTCCTGGCAGTCCTGGCATACCGggttttccaattccaggatatCCCTGAGGGCCTGATGGGCCTGGTTTCCCAGGAGGTCCTGGAATCCCCTGACCTGGTAGTCCTGGGGGCCCCCGAGGTCCTTGAGGTCCTATCGGGCCAATCTCACCTGGAGGACCTTTCTGGCCTCTGGGAATATTTTCACCTGAGGAGAGAACACAATATTATTTGTGCTATGTATGtaatttttcaaaaagcacaaaTGGTTATACGTATGCAAGGTATAGCAAGGTACCTCACCTGAAGGACCTTTCTGACCTCTGAGAATATTCTCACCTGATGGGGGAATGCAATATTAtgaatatactgtacatgcaATGTAAATTGTGTATAGAATTTGTTTTTGTACTTATTGAACAAGGGATAGATATATTCAAAGTATGGCAAGGTACCTCACCTGATGGCCCTTTCTGACCTCGGAGAATGTTTTCACCTGAGGAGAGAATGCAAGATCATAAATGATTTGTGATGTGTATGGGAATAATAAGAAAAGTATAAATTAAACAATGGAGCAATATGGTATGGCCCAAATCTGTTATATTCCCAGGATGTTCATCATAAATATTAAACTACTGGTTAtcatgagggcggcatggtggtgtagtggttagcacagtcgcctcacagcaagaagcttctgggggcctttctgtgtggagtttgcatgttctccccgtgtccgcgtgggtttcctccgggtgctccggtttcccccacagtccaaagacatgcaggttaggttaactggtgactctaaattgaccgtaggtgtgaatgtgagtgtgaatggttgtctgtgtctatgtgtcagccctgtgatgacctggcgacttgtccagggtgtaccccgcctttcgcccgtagtcagctgggataggctccagcttgcccacgatcctgcacaggataagcggttacagataatggatggtgatTATGATACATGATTGTCACGAGTGTGAATTATTGTGTGGGTAAACCATGTACAGGTCAGGCGCTAGGACTTTGTAGATTATTTTTGTTTCGGCAAAAGCAGGCAAGGTAATTTAATTAACTTTAACTTTTCAGGGGCTTCATTGCATCATGAGATGGcaggcaacagctgatgatgcaaATGTGGCCAAGACAAAAAATAAATCTTTAGAAGAAATGTGGGTAGACGTCTTGCTGTGCTATAGTGTCTAGATCTTTTACAAATTAAGTGTGAAACAAAGCGGAAACGGATTAGTACCTCAAACGTGCACCATCTTCCTTAAAATCTCATTTTTATGTTCAGAATGTCCTAGCATAAAAGGCTGCACATTAACTATATGACAAACGACAGTAGTATATTAAGCCACTGTATTCATGGATGTCATTAATATTTTTGATTGTATTCATACCTTTGCCTCGATTGGGGTTTGCCAAAGGAAAAGGCATCTGTGGCTGTTCATTTCCATAGTAAGGGACCATGGGCATATCGTTTCCATATGGCAGGTGAGGCAACTCTTGTCCTAAATACTGTTGTTGGGGTGTCCTTTCCTTGCCCAGTGGCATATGAGGTAACTGCGGCAGTGGTTGGTTTTGCTGGGCCAGCTGCTGGTGTCCATAGTATGCCCCTGCTTGGGCATGATGCAGCAGGTAAAGCTGTACCACCAAGGCAAATCCACAGGCTGAgtggaaatgcatggccacgtccTGCAGAACAGAAGAAGGGAAAGGAATTGATGCATGTGCACACTCTagacaagggcggctggtgcataagggcgattgggcgacgcactgccaaaacgaaaaaaaaaaaaaagtttttttttctttttttaaaacaaactttcaccagtgctgctcaaggccgttttaatctgtctctgggtatcattgtccaatcagggtggtcttgcttctagagtaccgccccttttggggcgatttcagtcacgctgaaaatcgcccaagagttcactgatagagtcccatgttaatatatattttttttctcctgactgacacttcaatgcaatctctatgggttccgggggggcttgccctaacgtgcttacgtcactgcgaagcgcggcaaagttgcgttcgatccgctcagtttctgaggtgagatggatgcggaaagcaattcagtgcggtccttaaaagaagttccatttagtcagcgatcaaatcgagctaaattggcaacaaaacaagctggacccccctcgaccaaatctaaacataaaacaaatttcgacaagggggggggaaatcatatactcgaggttttacttcaacatggtcccagcgcaaatcctggcgagctggctgcgaggacgcctcagcggttttctgctccccctgctttttctaccctggaggtggctccacggacaacactgcttggacggtcactggagtttcggacatgcatcatttgtcggagaaaataaaaaaacatgagtcatcaaagattcacatgggcagctgcctgaaattttcggcttttgggagagtgaacatcgctacgcaactggatgagggctacaggctagcagttcaccgccacaacgatgaggtgagcaagaacaggcacatattaaaccggctcatccaatgcgtgaaattttgtggagtgttcgagttagctctacgaggcaaagacgaaactgagggctccagtcaccgtggtgtttttctgggtttggttgactttgtgactctctcacacacacagtcacagaatccgttcacttttgatgttttcaatgtgcatttttatatttgccacactttgctctgagagttagcactttggtaatatccttggtaaataccagtaattgcaagatctaaagatccactcatctatttattcaactgctattgttatgttagccaactatttacaatgttttgttacactaagtgcactttcctgtttgtccttaagttgcacagtctgtaaaattcttgctggtcatggagtttgaagtacaaaatctacagtattcacagaacattctgtagaacagttgacttgctacctaggtcaatttacttcagtcctgtggacatttatggtccgtgtagacataacgggggaaaattgccccccctgaaaaaaaattcaggagccgccactgactCTAGAGATATagcaataacagagttgacatttagtAGACCAAAATATTCTGGTATAAACCCAGGCCAGAGCATTGTTTTCGTGAATAGGATCATCATAAAATAGGACAGCTAAACACCTTCTCCACTGGCTCGTAGATAAGATGATGCCGAACCTTTGACAGCTTTTGAAAAACGTGTCCCTTGTGTGCAAAAAGGTGTCTTTCAGCTGATAATACGTTCTCGTTTCTGCAAGGATGGACTGCTTAAACAATCACACTACAGCCTTAATAAAGTGCTGGAAGTTAGGTTTATTGACTGTCATTTCTGCAGTTTGCAATCGTTGTGTAAAATAAAGCACAATCGCATTTGTGCAagtgtacttttttttaattgaaagtaATCCAACAGCCATTACAAAAATACATGTTGCTGAGATTTTGGTTAATAGAATAAAACAAAATAGGCTGTGCTGctatcagaaaataatcaacgacaggtTGGTGTGATGAAGCAAAGTTCCTTTTATGATGCCAAAGTTGATCGTTTTCCATTTCTTGTtacttttatccatttctagttacagttaatgttgtggaacatccgcaAAACAAGGTAGTTCCTGTTTTCActtgtgttatagcagctataaacagctgtTCCATCACCAGCCTGTCTAGAAGTTAAAAATAATGTGCACCCACCAGTCTCTGTTCTAAACACAAGGCCCTGTCGATGAAATGTTCCAGAAATCTACAAATTCTTCACAGATTACTGGAAATATAggtgggtctgtgtgtgtgtgtgctctagagttAGTTATCTAACACAGGTCTCAACCTTAAATCCCAGGGAACAGCCTACAACACAGtcgatttttctttctgttctaaTACACCCCGATTTTATTTGCCACCAAACCCAAAACTGGTAGAACGCAGTGTTAGGTATACGTATGAATAAAAATAAGGTAGAAATCAGTATTACCCCAGCTAATATAAGCACTCTATCCTCTGAGAGAATGTCTTGAGTTGAGCTTTACTGGCAGTGGAAACTATGGCTAATCAGGAACACATTTTGACACCTcattcagagagaaaaaaaaacagaatttagCTGGACGAGTTCCACATGCAAATGATGAATCGCCCAAGTTGAAGCGTTTAAGCCAGCAGTAAGCTCCTGTCCAGTTTTCTCTCCCTGCCCTGAATTATGAGTGGCACTTGTGAAGCCCAATATATAAAAGATAAAATATCACGTCCTTTTCATCGTTTTTCAAACACGAGTAAGAATGTAGGTGAGTGTCGGTTGCCGTTACACATTGCCTAGAGAATAATTAAACACTTCTCTTGTCTTGCACGCTATTTAATTGGTTGTTATACCAGAGCattgctgaattctcaaatctgattgctgATTAATTACCAAGAATCTAATTATTGTGTTGTTTTCCAGCTCTTACAAACCTGGTCAAAAACCCCTTGTTAGGTTGTCCCTCTTTGGCAACCCTTAAAGTCTCCATCAACCCTACAGAGTGTCACCCAACAGAAAGGATTCAACATGAGTatagttttttaaaaaaacaagtaTTAAattatacaatgaaccttttgtaGAACCTTTTATTTCTAAGACTGTGTGCTTGATTACTTGGTGGAAAACATAAATCCTCCCAGATGGGTTGGCACAGTTGTTATTGCAGATATCAAATTTGAGCTCTGTATTTTAACATCCAAGTACACTAGTACGGGTTATCTCTCAAAAATACACCAAAAGAGCTCCTTCTCCATTTCCCCTCAATAAAACTGCCAATCGATAGTTGAGTCTGCAATGATTGATAGTGTTTTGAACTC
This genomic window contains:
- the col8a1b gene encoding collagen alpha-1(VIII) chain yields the protein MHFHSACGFALVVQLYLLHHAQAGAYYGHQQLAQQNQPLPQLPHMPLGKERTPQQQYLGQELPHLPYGNDMPMVPYYGNEQPQMPFPLANPNRGKGENILRGQKGPSGENILRGQKGPSGENIPRGQKGPPGEIGPIGPQGPRGPPGLPGQGIPGPPGKPGPSGPQGYPGIGKPGMPGLPGKPGGIGLPGPKGDMGPSGGVGPVGLPGPPGLPGPSGLPGVSKPGAQGLPGPPGFRGEPGQKGAPGIPGLSGPKGDFGLGLPGLPGIKGPPGPPGLPGPGGQPGVGKPGLNGLPGAPGSAGKPGFPGEQGLAGPPGEEGQPGPPGLPGIGKPGLNGFPGPSGLPGGKGEPGPPGFPGGPGLPGIGKPGYPGPKGDKGYGGLPGAPGPKGEKGHGGFPGQIGPPGPGGLPGPPGLMGPPGGIGFPGPKGEGGEVGPKGPAGRTGEPGPPGLPGKSGFPGASGQPGPRGLPGPLGPQGENGHKGLPGLPGAPGKLGPKGEHGLPGDKGSQGPIGIPGLMGSSGPIGPPGLPGPKGEYGPPGKPGPPGEGKPGFPGPLGPPGKPGPGGLPGKPGIPGLPGPPGPPGPPSGNGAVLPDMGPGLDGAKQGAYKKIKPGDFIGRNVLEMPAFTAQLTTPFPPVGTPVVFNKILYNGNQNYNPQTGIFSCSVPGIYYFAYHVHCKGANVWVALQKNNEPVMYTYDECKKGFLDQASGSAVLPLQTGDSVHIQLPSDQAPGLYAGQYVHSSFSGYLLYPM